From one Mytilus edulis chromosome 1, xbMytEdul2.2, whole genome shotgun sequence genomic stretch:
- the LOC139520088 gene encoding serine protease 23-like translates to MLTLLDITIVFLKLIFLLSVASPMHIHEINSKSTYKLFKRLQYEFSQQISLRLLLSTYDSIHVHPNHKEASFSTVVRYKNTFPDRSETSSLVQPSYTLEKRHPRYFHRIFIHGRDDRQPVPTTDLREYPYYNIVRLSVGCTGTLITPSFVLTAAHCVHDGKKFKEHINLLKVEILHRINYRIHYVNEIIVPNTWLDARNDPPTFQSAYDYAVIKLQKPVTGRTSFTPLYVPGPVISDEIYFLGYSWYTYLQLWKSECSGWGSRVWYHGNILVSHCDTVVGNSGASVYLEDRRTNHRRLIGVLSSSSKTAGNNVSSQVTLTSLLTANKLNEICSIISPEGENHGVCTPQTNDKDPVYTRLPLYG, encoded by the coding sequence ATGTTGACATTGCTTGACATCACAATTGTATTCTTGAAATTAATCTTCCTTTTAAGTGTAGCATCCCCTATGCATATACACGAAATCAACAGCAAATCAACGTACAAACTATTTAAAAGGCTTCAGTACGAATTTTCCCAACAGATATCTTTACGACTTTTGCTTTCAACGTATGATTCAATTCATGTTCATCCAAATCATAAAGAAGCGTCATTTAGTACTGTTGTACGGTATAAAAATACGTTTCCAGACAGATCAGAGACTTCATCTCTTGTTCAACCATCTTATACTTTAGAGAAAAGACACCCGAGATATTTTCATAGAATATTTATACATGGTCGAGACGATCGACAGCCGGTTCCGACGACAGACCTGAGAGAATATCCttattataatattgttcgtcTTTCAGTAGGATGTACAGGGACGCTTATTACTCCCTCATTCGTTTTAACTGCTGCACACTGTGTACACGATGGAAAGAAATTCAAGGAACACATTAATCTTTTAAAAGTTGAAATCTTACATCGAATCAATTATAGAATTCATTAtgtgaatgaaataattgttcCTAATACTTGGCTTGATGCTAGAAATGATCCACCTACGTTTCAATCCGCCTACGATTATGCAGTTATAAAATTACAAAAGCCTGTCACAGGGCGAACCTCTTTTACTCCACTGTATGTTCCTGGACCAGTAATTTCTGATGAAATATATTTTCTTGGATATTCATGGTATACTTATCTTCAGTTGTGGAAATCTGAATGTTCTGGTTGGGGGAGTAGAGTGTGGTATCATGGTAATATCTTAGTCAGTCATTGTGATACCGTTGTAGGTAATTCGGGTGCTTCGGTATATTTAGAAGACAGGAGAACAAATCATAGGAGACTTATTGGTGTTTTGTCTAGTTCTTCTAAAACTGCAGGCAATAATGTTAGTTCACAGGTGACTCTGACTTCACTCTTGACAGCAAACAAACTCAATGAAATTTGCTCAATTATTTCACCGGAAGGAGAAAACCATGGCGTTTGTACCCCACAGACAAATGATAAAGATCCAGTATACACTAGACTTCCGTTATATGGATGA